The sequence TCAGCGCGTACCGCCCGTCCTCGCCGCTGGCCCCGCGCCCGATCTGCTGCCCCTGGACGTCGATCAGGGTGAGGGCGGCCCGGGGGACGGTCGTGCCGTCGGGGTGCTGGACGCTGCCGTGCACCGGGACCCCGGAGAGGTGACCGGGGGCGGGCCGGCCCGAGTCGGCGCGGGCGGCGGGGATCTGCGTGGTCGGGGCCTCGGCGGCGGCTTCGGGACTGTGGTGGGACACCAGCGGTTTCTCCTTGAGGAAGAAGGCGAGGATCAGGCCGAGGACGAGCACCGGCACGAGGTAGAGGAAGATGCGGGGCATCGCGTCGACGTAGGCCTGGATGTAGGCGTCGCGCAGCGCGGGTTCCATCGCGTGGACGATCTGCGGGGTGATCGACTCGGGGTCCGGGAGCTCCGCTCCGGTGGGCAGGCGCACGCCCAGCGCGTCGGAGAGCCGCCCGGCGAACAGCGTGCCGAAGATCGCCGCGCCGACGCTGCCGCCGATCTGCCGGAAGTAGTTGTTGGCGCTGGTGGCGGTGCCGAGGTCGCCGGGGCGTACGGAGTTCTGCACGGCGAGCACGAGAACCGACATCACCAGTCCGATGCCGAGGCCGAGGACGGCCTGGTAGAAGCTGTACGCCAGGGGGGAGGTGTCCGCCTCCAGCAGGGACAGCAGCCCCATGCCGACCACGGAGACGGCGCTGCCGACGATCGGGTAGATCCGGTAGCGGCCGGTGCGGGTGATGAGCTGACCCGAGGCGATGGAGCCGCCGACGATGCCCAGCATCATCGGGAGCATCAGGAGCCCCGATTCGGTGGCGCTGACCCCGTCGACCATCTGGAGGTAGGTCGGGAGGTAGCTGGCGGCCCCGAAGAGCGCGATGCCGACGACCGCTCCGATCAGGCCGGTGACGTTGAAGACGGAGTCGCGGAACAGCCGCAGCGGAATGATCGGTTCTGCGGCTCGGTGCTCCACGGCGACGAAGAGCACCGTCGTGACGACCGCACCCGCCGCGAGGCCCAGGACGGTGCGCGAGCCCCAGGCGTACTCGGTGCCGCCCCAACTCGTCACCAGCACCAGGCAGGTGGAGGCGGCGGCGAGGAGCACCGCGCCCAGGACGTCGAGCCGGGGGCGTACGGCGGGCCGGGGCAGCTTGAGGACGACCGCGATGACGGCCAGGGTGACCAGCCCGAAGGGGACGTTGATGTAGAAGCACCAGCGCCAGGAGGCATGGTCGGTGAAGAACCCGCCGAGCAGGGGTCCGGCGACCGAGGCCAGGCCGAAGACCGCGCCGATGAGGCCCATGTAGCGGCCGCGCTCCCGGGCCGGGACGATGTCCGCGATGATCGCCTGGACGCCGATCATGAGACCGCCGCCGCCGATGCCCTGGAGGGCGCGGAAGGCGATCAGTTCGTCCATGGTGCGCGACCAGCCCGCGAGGGCGGAGCCGATGATGAAGACGACGATGGCGAACTGGAAGACGCCCTTGCGCCCGAAGAGGTCGCCGAGCTTGCCGTAGAGCGGCAGGACGATGGTGGAGGCGAGGAGGTAGGCGGTGACCGCCCAGGACATCTTCTCCAGGCCGTGCAGCTCGCCGACGATTCCGGGCAGGGCGGTGGCGACGATCATCTGGTCGAGCGCCGCGAGCAGCAGGGTGAGCATCAGCCCCAGGAAGACCATGCGGACCCTGCGGGGGCTGATCTCCGCTGCCGCGCCGCCCGGTCCGGGTCCGGCCGGAGGAGGCGGCGGGGGTGGTGCGGCGGTCCCGGCGCGCGCCGTCGTGGTGTCCGGAGCCGGGCCGTCGGGTCCCGTGCCGTCGGGTCCCGTGCCGTCGGGTCCCGTGCCGTCGGGTCCCGTGCCGTCCGGCCCGTCCTTCACCAGCGTGATACCGCCCACCACGAAACGCTCCCCTCGTCGCACCTGCGCCGCCCATTTGTCGCACCGTGCGGCAAGGCGGGGCAAACGTGACGAGGGGCGTACGCGGCGCGCACAGAGGGCTTATGCGCCGGTGAGAGCCACTACGGCGCACAACCGGTCGCCCCGGAAAACCACCCGTTCCGGTGAGGCCGGTCGTCGCGCGGGGGCCGGACGGACCGGCCCCCGATCACGGGTCGGTCCTACTTCTCGACCTCGGTGGCGAGGTTCTGGAGGAGCTCGTCGTAGATGCGGGCGAGGCCCTTGGGGGCGAAGGTCCGCTCGAAGAACCCGCCGATGCCGCCCGCGCCGTCCCAGACGGTGACCACGACGGCCTTGGACTTCCCCTCGCCGGCGGGGGTCACGGTCCAGGTGGTGACCATGGAGGAGTTGCGGTCCTTCTCGACGAGCTGCCCGTCGGTCGGCTCGCTGACCTCCAGCAGGCAGTCGCGGACGCGCTTGCTGGTGGCCTGGAGCTTCCAGTGCACCAGGGTGCCCTCGCCGTCGCCGCCCTCCCGGACCTCGTACTCGCTGAAGTGCCCGGTCAGCACCTTGCCGCGGACGTCCTTGTAGTCGGCCAGCGCGTCGAACACCGTGTCCGCGTCCGCCGCGATGATCCGCTCCGTGGTGGCCTCGACCTGCGCCATGGCTGTTCCTCCAGCTGTCCGTGGTTCGGGGGGTGAGCTGAGCCAACCACCTCGGGTGCGGCCGCTCAAAATCGGGTCCCGGAGCGGATCCGGCCGCCGGACGCCGGGGGCGATCAGGGGCAGCGGGTCCCGAGGACACAGAACTCGTTGCCCTCCGGGTCGGTGAGGACGACCCAGCTCGCCCCCTCCGGCGCGACGTCGGCGCGCCGGGCGCCGAGCGCGAGCAGCCGCTCGACCTCCTCGCCCTGCTCCCGGTCGGTGGGGTTGACGTCGATGTGCAGCCGGTTCTTGACGGTCTTGCCCTCGGGGACGCGCGCGAAGGTCAGCGTCGGCGGCACCGGCCCGGGGCGGCTCTTCCCCTCGGGCACCCCGGGCGAGCCGATGCTGACGACGCCCTCCTCCTCTTCCACGTCCTGCACCTCGTAGCCGAGGACCGCGCACCAGAAGCGGGCCAGGGCGGCGGGGTCGGCGCAGTCGATCGAGAGCTCGGTGAACTTGCTGGCCATGGTCGGGACCTCCCGGTCCGGTAGCGGCTCGTGCAGGGGACCCACACGTTAGGCGGTGCGCGCCTCGCGGGTGCGGCCCCGTGGCCGCGCCCCAGGGGGCGATGGCCTGCCGCGCACGACCGGGAGAACACGTGCTCGTCGCCGTCGTCGTGGGCCGACGCGTCGTCGGCAGAACCGCCGGGGCAGAGCTGAGGCGTCATGGCGTCGCGCGCAGGCAACAGCACAGCACCGCGCCCGCCCCACGCAGCGAACGCATCGACACATCGCCACCGCCACCGCCACCGCCACCGCCACTGTCACCTGCCTCCTCGCGGCACAGGACACGGGCCGTCACGGGGAAGGCGTCCCGCGCCCGGCCGCTTCACGTACACCGGTGTCCCGTCCGGCCTCGTACGACGCCCCGTCCGGGCAGGCTCGCCCACCTCCCGCGCACGCCCGGCGGGGCGCCCGCGTTAGCCCGCCCGGGTGCCTGGACCACCGGCTCGCGTGCGTCGCGGTGCGTCCCGTAGGTCGGCGGACCGGTTTGGGCCATGTTGCTGACCGTCGGGTCGATCGGCGCGGCACCAGCCGGACACGAAGGAGACCCAGGGTGGGCGAGCTGTACATCGGCGGTGAGTGGACACCGGCGGCGGCCGGCGGCCGGCGCGAGGTGATCAACCCCTTCGACGCCTCCGTCGTCACCACCGTCGACGAGGCCGACGCCGACGACGTCGACCGCGCGGTACGCGCCGCCCGGCGGGCCTTCGAGGAGGCCGACTGGGCCGGCGCCCCCACCCGCCGCCGTGCCGACGTGCTGCTCCGTGTGCACGACCTGCTGCTGCGCGACAGGGAGGAGATCGCCCGCACCGAGACCCTCGACACCGGCAAGACCCTGGCCGAGGCCCGGATCGACGTCGAGGACGTGGCGAACGCCTTCCGCTACTTCGGCGAGGTCGCCGACAAGGACGGCGGCCGGGTCGTGGACGTGGGCCCCGACGTCCTCAGCCGGGTCGTCTACGAGCCGATCGGCGTGTGCGCGCTCATCGCCCCCTGGAACTACCCCCTGCTGCAGGCCTCCTGGAAGGTGGCCCCGGCCCTGGCCGCCGGCAACACCTTCGTCCTGAAGCCCAGTGAGACCACCCCCCTCACCACCATCGCCATGGTCCGGCTCATCGCCGAGGCCGGAGCTCCCCCCGGGGTCGCCAACCTGGTGCTCGGCTCCGGGGCGACCGTCGGCGCCGCCCTCACCCATCACTCCGAGGTGGACCTCGTGTCGTTCACCGGCGGGCTGGCCACCGGGCGCGGCATCATGGCCGGTGCCGCCGACGGACCCAAGAACGTCGCCCTGGAGCTGGGGGGCAAGAACCCCAACGTGGTCTTCGCGGACGCGGACGTCGAGGCCGCCCTGGACAACGCGCTCAACGCCGCGTTCCTCCACTCCGGACAGGTCTGCTCAGCCGGTTCCCGCCTCCTGGTCGAGGATTCGCTGCACGACCGGTTCGTCGAGGCCCTCGCCCGCCGTGCCGCCGCGATCCGGCTCGGCAACGGCATGGACGACGGCACCGAGAGCGGACCACTCAGCTCGGCCGAGCACCGCGAGAAGGTCGAGCGCATGATCGCGGTGGGCCGCGACGAGGGCGCCCGGGTCGTCACCGGCGGTGGCCGCCCCGCCGATCCCGCCCTCAGCCGCGGCTACTTCCTCCAGCCGACCGTCTTCGCCGACTGCCACCGCACCATGCGCATCGTCCAGGAGGAGGTCTTCGGACCGGTGGTCACCGTCGAGCGGTTCCACACCGAGGACGAGGCCGTCGAACTGGCCAACGACACCCGCTACGGCCTCGCGGGCGGCGTGTGGACGTCGGACGCGAGCCGCGCCCAGCGCGTCGCCGGGCGGCTGCGGCACGGCACCGTGTGGATCAACGACTTCCACCCCTACGTCCCGCAGGCCGAGTGGGGCGGCTTCGGCCTCTCCGGCGTCGGGCGCGAACTCGGGCCCACCGGCCTGCGCGAATACCAGGAGGCGAAGCACATCTACCAGAACCTCAGCCCCTCCCCCACCGGATGGTTCAAGGGCTGACCGAGCACCACCCCGCCGCCCGCCACCGGCGGCCCCGACGAAGGACACACCATGGCTTCCACCACCCCCAACGGCGCCGAGTCCGCCTACGACTACGTGATCGTCGGCGGCGGCACCGCCGGCTGCGTGCTCGCCGCCCGGCTCAGCGAGGACCCCGACTGCCGCGTCTGCGTCGTCGAGGGCGGGCCCAGCGACGTGGGCGACGACCGCATCCTGCGCCTGCGCAACTGGATCAACCTGCTCGGCTCGGAGTTCGACTACGGCTACACCACCGTCGAGCAACCCCGCGGCAACTCGCACATCCTCCACTCGCGCGCCCGCGTCCTGGGCGGCTGCTCCTCCCACAACACCCTGATCAGCTTCCTGCCGCTCCCGGAGGACCTGGACGACTGGGTCGCCCGCGGCTGCGACGGCTGGGACCCCGCGACGGTCCTGGCCTACCGCGACCGGCTCCGGACGAACATCGTCCCCGTGGCCGAGGCCGACCGGAACCCGATCGCCAAGGACTTCGTCACCGCGGCCGCCGGTGCCCTCGGCGTCCCCGTCATCGAGGACTTCAACGCCCAGCCCTTCTCGGAGGGCACCGGGTTCTTCTCCCTCGCCTACCAGCCGGAGGGCAACCTGCGCTCCTCCGCCTCCGTCGCCTACCTCCACCCCGTCCTCGACCGGCCCAACCTCACCGTCCGCCTGGAGACCTGGGCGCACCGGCTGCTCCCGGACGACGCGGGGCGGCTGACCCGGGTGGCCGTCCGCGGGGCCGACGGCGGTGAGGCCGTCCTGCGCGCCGAGCGGGAACTCCTGTTGTGCGCGGGGGCCGTCGACACCCCACGGCTCCTCATGCTGTCGGGGATCGGGCCTGCCGAGGACCTGCGGCGGCTGGGCATCGACGTGCGGGTCGACCTGCCCGGCGTGGGCGAGAACCTGCTGGACCACCCCGAGTCCGTGATCGTCTGGGAGACCGACGGTCCGCTGCCGCCCAACTCGGCGATGGACTCCGACGCCGGGCTCTTCCTGCGCCGCGACACCGGACAGCCCCGCCCCGACCTGATGTTCCACTTCTACCAGGTGCCGTTCACCGTCAACACCGAGCGGCTCGGCTACCCCGTCCCCGAGCACGGGGTGTGCATGACGCCGAACGTGCCGCGCGCCCGCTCCACCGGCCGCATGTGGCTGCGCAGCGCGGACCCGGCGGAGCACCCCGCGCTGGACTTCCGCTACTTCACGGACCCCGAGGGGCACGACGAGCGCACCATCGTCGACGGGCTGAAGGTCGCCCGCGAGGTCGCGGCCACCGCGCCGCTGCGCGACTGGCTCGTCCGCGAGGTCGCGCCGGGCCCCGGGGTGACCTCCGACGCCGACCTCTCGGAGTACGGCCGCCGTGTCGCGCACACCGTCTACCACCCCGCCGGCACCTGCCGCATGGGCGCCCCGGACGACCCGATGGCCGTCTGCGACCCCGCTCTGCGGCTGCGCGGCGTCGACGGTGTGCGGATCGTCGACGCCTCGGTGTTCCCGACCATGCCGACGATCAACCCGATGGTGACCGTGCTGCTCGTCGCCGAGCGCGCCGCGGACCTGATCAGCGGCCGCACCTCCGTACGGGGGGCCGCCCAGTGACCCGCCATCCAGCAGAAGGGAGCCGTCAGTGTCGACCGTAGGAGGCAGGAACGCCGGATACGCCCCCGAGGAGCCGGCCGAACCCGAGGAGGAGGGCTCCGGCACACTCAAGCCGCTGGTCTTCTACGGCTCGGCCGTGCTGATCCTGGCCATCTCGATCTGGGCGATCGTCACCCCCTCGGGCGCCGAGGACGTCATCGGGGTGGTGGTGGACAAGATCTCCGACTGGTTCGGCTGGTACTACTTCCTGGCCGCCACCCTCTACCTGCTCTTCGTCCTCTTCATCGGCGTGTCGAAGTACGGCACCGTGAAGCTGGGCCCCAAGCACTACAAGCCCGACTACGGGCTCTTCGCCTGGGCGGCGATGCTCTTCGCCGCGGGCATCGGCATCGACCTGATGTTCTTCTCCGTCGCCGGACCGGTGAGCCACTACCTCGCGCCCCCCGAGGGGGACCCCGAGTCGCTGGAGGCCGCGCGGATGGCCGTGGTGTGGACGCTGTTCCACTACGGCATCACCGGCTGGGCCATGTACGCGCTGATGGGCATGGCGCTCGGCTACTTCGCCTTCCGGTACAAGCTGCCGCTCGCCATCCGCTCCGCGCTCTACCCGATCATCGGCCGCCGCATTCACGGGAAGATCGGCGACGCCGTCGACCTGGCGGCCATCATCGGCACGGTCTTCGGCATCTCCGTGTCACTCGGCATCGGCGTCGTCCAGCTCAACTACGGGCTGAAGTTCCTCTTCGACGTGCCGGAGGGGCTGCCCGCGCAGATCGGCCTCATCGGCGTCGCGGTCGTGATGGCCACCGTCTCCGCCGTGGCCGGCGTCGACAAGGGCATCCGCCGGCTGTCGCAGCTCAACGTGCTCCTCGCCGTACTCCTGATGCTGTTCATCCTGGTGGTCGGCGAACCGTTCCAGCTGCTGAACGCCCTGGTCCAGAACATCGGCGACTACGTCAGCGGCTTCCCCTCGATGACGCTGAACACCTTCGCCTACGACCAGCCCACCGAGTGGCTGGACGCCTGGACGTTGTTCTTCTGGGCCTGGTGGATCGCCTGGGCGCCGTTCGTCGGGCTGTTCCTGGCCCGGATCTCCCGCGGGCGCACGCTGCGCCAGTTCGTCGCCGCGACGCTGATCATCCCGTTCCTGTTCACCGGGCTGTTCCTCGCGGTGTTCGGCAACAGCGCCCTGTTCGTCGTCCGGGACGGCAACGCCGCCTTCGGGGAGACCGCGCTCAACTCGCCCGAGCAGGCCTTCTACGGGCTGCTGGAACTCTACCCCGGGGCCACCTTCAGCGCGGGCCTGGCCACCTTCGTCGGTCTCCTGCTCTACGTGACCTCGGCCGACTCCGGAGCCCTGGTGATGGGGAACCTCAGCTCCCACCTGCCCACCCCGGTCACCGACGCGCGGACCTGGCTGCGCATCTTCTGGGCGGTCACGACGGGCCTGCTCACCCTCGCCATGCTGATCGTGGGCGGGGTCCAGGCGCTGACCGACGCGACGATCATCATGGGCCTGCCCTTCTCGTTCGTGATGTTCCTGATCATGGCGGGGCTCTATCTGGCGCTGCGCTCCGAACGGATGAGGGAGGAGGCCCTGACCGCCACCCTGCCGGCCTCCCTCTCCGGGAGGACACCGCAGACGGGCGTGGCGGCGACGCGCACCTGGCGCCAGCGCCTGACCCGGGCGATGTCCTTCCCCGGCCCGCGGGCGGGGGCACGCTTCGTCGATGAGGTGTGCCGACCCGCCTTCCAGGAGGTGGCCCAGGCACTGCGGGAGCAGGGTGCGGAGGCGGAGATCACCTCAGGGACCGAGGAGGAGAGCGGACTCCCGCACGTCGGCATCATGGTGCCGATCGGGCCGCGCGACCAGTTCGTCTACCGGGTGTGGCCCGTGGAACGGCCCACCCCCGGGTTCGCCACCCGGTCGATCAGCACGCACGACAGCTACGTGCGCTACGAGGTGCAGCTCGCCGAGGGCAACCAGGGCTACGACGTCATGGACTACACCCGGGAGCAGCTCATCGCCGACACCCTCGACCAGTACGAGCGGCATCTGGAGTTCCTCAGGCTCCACCACGAGGCGACCGCCGGGTCTGCCTTCCCGGACCACCGGCCCGACGACCCGGACGCCGACCGGCCGGAGTAGTACGTGCGGAACGCGGGGCGGGCCCCACCGGGCCTGCCCCGCGTCAGCCGGCGGGCCGATGGACCTGACGGGCCTGACGATGCTGGCCGGGCTGATGGGGCTGATGGGGCTGATGGGGCTGATGGGGCTGATGGGGCTGATGGCGTGACCGTACGGGTCGAGTCCGCGCGGAACGGACCCTTCCGCGGGGGAATTCGGGGAGCATGCGGCGGGGACCGGTGATCCGGCGCCGCGTCCCGCCACTCCGGGAGGCCCCATGACGAAACGTGCAGGAATTCTGGTCGCCGTCGGCGCGACCGTCGCCGGTCTGCTGACCGCGGCGCCCGGCCCGGCCGCCGCCACGGCGGCGACCACGCAGCCCGCCCCGAAGCCGAAGTGGACGGACTGCCCGACCGAGAACTACCCGACGCTCCAGTGCGCGAAGGTCCGCGCCCCGCTGGACCACCGCCGCCCGTCGGGCCGTCAGATCACGCTCGCCCTGTCCCGCGTCCCGCACACCGCGAAGACCTTCCAGGGCCCGCTGCTCGTCAACCCGGGCGGCCCGGGCGGGAGCGGCCTGTCGATGGCCGGGTTCGTCGCGTCCTCGCTGCCCGAGAAGGTGGCCGCCCAGTACGACGTGATCGGGTTCGACCCGCGCGGCGTCGGCAAGAGCAGCCCCGCCCTGAACTGCCTGCCCGGCCACTTCGACGCGGTGCGCCCGGACTCGGTGCCGACGTCCTACCGGGCGGAGCGGATCAACCGCGACCGCGCCGAGGCCTTCGCGCGGGCCTGCGGTGAGAAGCACGGCGACGTGCTGCCGTACATGGACACGGTCAGCGCGGCCAAGGACCTCGACGTGATCCGCCGGGCGCTGGGCTCCCGGCAGCTCAACTACTTCGGCTACTCCTACGGCACGTACCTCGGCGCGGTCTACGCCCAGCTGTATCCGGAGCGGGTGCGCCGGCTGGTGCTGGACTCGGTCGTCGACCCGGACGGCGTCTGGTACGAGGGCAACCTCGGCCAGGACTACGCGTTCGACGACCGGCACAAGGCTTTCGCCGCCTGGGTCGCGAAGAACGACGCCGCGTACGGCCTGGGCACCGACCCCGCACGGGTCGAGGCCGCCTGGTACCGGATGCGGGCGGACGTGGCGCGCAAGCCCGCCGGCGGCACGGTCGGCGCGAGCGAGCTGGAGGACGCCTTCCTGCCCGGCGGCTACTACAACGGCTACTGGCCCTACCTCGCGGAGGCGTTCGCCGCGTATGCGAAGGACGGGGACGCCGAGGCGCTGGTCGAGGTGTACGAGAACTTCGGCGCGGTCGACGCGAGCGGCGACAACGGCTACTCGGTCTACACGGCCGTCCAGTGCCGCGACGCCGGCTGGCCCGAGCACTGGAGCACCTGGCGCAACGACAGCCGCCGGATCCACAAGAAGGCGCCGTTCATGACCTGGAACAACACCTGGTACAACGCGCCGTGCGCGAACTGGCCGGTGCCTCCGCTGAACCCGGTCCGGGTGAACAACCGCCTGCTGCCCCCGGCCCTCATCCTCCAGGCCACGAACGACGCGGCGACCCCGTACGGCGGTGCGGTCAGCATGCACCGCAAGCTCAAGGGCTCCAGCCTCGTCGTGGAGGAGGGCGGCGGCAACCACGGCATCACGCTGAGCGGCAACGACTGTCTGGACGAGCATCTGGCGGCCTATCTGACCGACGGCACGGTGCCGCGCGGCCGGGGCGAGGCGGACGCCGTCTGCACCGCCCTGCCGGACCCGAAGCCGCTGCCCGCCGAGAAGGCGGCGGCGCAGTCGGTGGACAACAGCAAGGGCAGCCGCCTGCACGGCCTGCTGGGCTTCCGCCACTGAGCCGCCCGCGTCGATGCGGGTCCGCGGCCGCGACAGCACCCCCACCGGGCCGGCTGTCGCGGCCGCGTCCGGACGGGACGGGCTCCGCCCGCGCCCCGGGCACGCCGCCCCCGTCTGCGCTCACTCCCCCGGCAGCCGGCTGAGCGCCGCAGCCGCTGCCGCGCCGAGCCGTGGATGCGGGAGGGCCGCCGTGAGGACCGGGCGGGCCTGTTCGTCGGCGAGCCGGCCGAGCCCCTCGACGCAGGCCAGGGCGACGCGCCAGTGGGGTTCGCCCGGGGCCAGCAGGCGTTGCAGCGTGGCGACCAGGGCGGGCACCGACTCGGGGGCCCGCAGGTCGGTCAGCAGGCGCACCGGGTGCAGCGCGTACGCGGTGCGCAGGGCGTTGGTGGCGAGCGCGGCGGCGGCCCGGGGCGTGCGGGGGTCGTTCAGGCGGGCCAGGGCGTGGGCGGCGGAGACGCAGCGTTCGGGGTCGCGGTGGTTGAGCAGGAGCACCAGCGCCTCGAAGGCCCGCCGGTCGCCCGCGCAGCCGAGCCGGAAGGCGGCCATCTCGCGCGCCCACAGCGGCTGGTGCGGCTCCACGAGGACGCGGGCCAGCTCCTCGGGGTCCTCGGCGGCGACGAGCCGGGCGTACCGCGGCGATCCGGCCGCCTCGGGCTCCAGCCGGTCCACGAGTGAACGGAACTCCTCGTCCCTGACGTCATCCATGACACTCAGCGTATCGACGGACACACTCCGTACGGGGCGGGACGGCCGAGCCCGTGTGGCCCAGGGCACACGGACCCAGGGGTGGCGCGCTCGTTACCCGCCAGTTAATCTCATCTGAGCGGGGCACACTCCCCGCAGACTCCGGTGGCCTGGTGACGCAGCCACCCGGAGTGCCTGTCGGTTCGGCTCCATGTGCGACGTGACTCCGGGACAGAGTCCGTCCCCCCTCCCGGCCGGGCGCGCTCCTCGCGCCTCGGCCCCGTGCTCCACGACACGCAGCTTCCGTACACCGCGCGCCGCTCCCTCATCGCCGCGCGCGCTGTGCTCCCCCAGTCGTCACTCACCCTGGAGTCCCGTGATGGACACCCCTCTCTCCACCATCGCCGTCGTCGGCCTCGGCACCATGGGCACCGGCATCGCCGAGGTCCTGGCCCTGGCGGGCCGCGAGGTCATCGGCATCGACATCAGCGAGGCGGCCGCCCTCGGGGCCGTCGCCTCCCTCGAAGCGTCCACCGCGCGCGCCGTGACGCGCGGACGGATCACCGAGGAGGAGCGGGCCGCCGCGCTCGCCCGCTTCCGTACCGCGGACACGCTCCAGGCCGCCGCCGATGCCGAGCTGGTCGTCGAGGTGGTGCCGGAGTCGTACGAGATCAAGCAGCAGGTGTTCCGGGAGCTGGACGCGATCGTCTCCCCCACCACGATCCTGGCCACCGGCACCAACGCGCTGTCGGTGACCCGGCTGGCCGCCGAGTCGCAGCGCCCCGAGCGCGTGCTCGGCCTGCACTTCTTCAACCCGGCGCCCGCGATGAAGCTGGTCGAGGTGGTCTCCTCGGTGCTGACCGCGCCGCCCGCCGTCGAGGCCGTCACCCGGCTCGCCCGGGAGCTGGGCAAGGAGCCCGTCGCGGTCGGCGACCGGCCGGGATTCGTCGCTGACGGGCTGCTCTTCGGCTACCTCAACCAGGCCGCCGCGATGTACGAGGCGAACTACGCCTCCCGCGAGGACATCGACGCCGCGATGAAGCTGGGCTGCGGGCTGCCGATGGGCCCGCTCGCCCTGCTCGACCTGATCGGCATCGACACGGCGCGCACGGTCCTGGAGGCCATGTACGCCGAGTCCCACGACCGGCTGCACGCCCCGGCCCCGATCCTCGGGCAGCTCGGCAGCGCGGGCCTGACCGGCCGGAAGGCCGGGCGCGGCTTCTACACGTACGACGCCCCGGGCGGCCAGGACGTGGTGCCCGACGCGCTGACCCCTGCGTCCGGCGCCGAGGCGGGCGCGGGGCGCGAGGTGGCGTCGGTGGGCGTCGCGGGCTCCGGGACCATGGCCTCCGGGATCGCGGAGGTCTTCGCGAAGGCCGGGTACACCGTGGTCCTGGCCGCCCGCAGCCAGGAGAAGGCGGACACCGCCAAGGGCCGGATCGCGAAGTCGCTGGAGCGTTCGGTCAGCAAGGGGCGGCTGAGCGCCGAGGCCCGCGACGAGACGCTGGGGCGGATCACGGCGGCCGGTTCGCTGGACGCCTTCGCCGAGGTCGACCTCGCCGTCGAGGCGGTCGCCGAGGACCTGGAGATCAA is a genomic window of Streptomyces sp. YPW6 containing:
- a CDS encoding MFS transporter — encoded protein: MVGGITLVKDGPDGTGPDGTGPDGTGPDGTGPDGPAPDTTTARAGTAAPPPPPPPAGPGPGGAAAEISPRRVRMVFLGLMLTLLLAALDQMIVATALPGIVGELHGLEKMSWAVTAYLLASTIVLPLYGKLGDLFGRKGVFQFAIVVFIIGSALAGWSRTMDELIAFRALQGIGGGGLMIGVQAIIADIVPARERGRYMGLIGAVFGLASVAGPLLGGFFTDHASWRWCFYINVPFGLVTLAVIAVVLKLPRPAVRPRLDVLGAVLLAAASTCLVLVTSWGGTEYAWGSRTVLGLAAGAVVTTVLFVAVEHRAAEPIIPLRLFRDSVFNVTGLIGAVVGIALFGAASYLPTYLQMVDGVSATESGLLMLPMMLGIVGGSIASGQLITRTGRYRIYPIVGSAVSVVGMGLLSLLEADTSPLAYSFYQAVLGLGIGLVMSVLVLAVQNSVRPGDLGTATSANNYFRQIGGSVGAAIFGTLFAGRLSDALGVRLPTGAELPDPESITPQIVHAMEPALRDAYIQAYVDAMPRIFLYLVPVLVLGLILAFFLKEKPLVSHHSPEAAAEAPTTQIPAARADSGRPAPGHLSGVPVHGSVQHPDGTTVPRAALTLIDVQGQQIGRGASGEDGRYALSVPGAGSYVLIAAAGGHQPQAVSVTVGERPVELDVVLGGAGRLAGSVLTPDGGPVHDAAVTLTDVRGEVVASTRTGREGGYVIGELIAGEYTLAASAPAFRPAALPVSVQAARETRQDIELAGGAVLRGVVRATGRRPVEDARVTLLDAAGNVVDTLTTGSDGSFRFVDLSSGEYTVIAAGYPPVATVLQVAGGGRTERDLQLGHED
- a CDS encoding SRPBCC family protein, which translates into the protein MAQVEATTERIIAADADTVFDALADYKDVRGKVLTGHFSEYEVREGGDGEGTLVHWKLQATSKRVRDCLLEVSEPTDGQLVEKDRNSSMVTTWTVTPAGEGKSKAVVVTVWDGAGGIGGFFERTFAPKGLARIYDELLQNLATEVEK
- a CDS encoding VOC family protein; amino-acid sequence: MASKFTELSIDCADPAALARFWCAVLGYEVQDVEEEEGVVSIGSPGVPEGKSRPGPVPPTLTFARVPEGKTVKNRLHIDVNPTDREQGEEVERLLALGARRADVAPEGASWVVLTDPEGNEFCVLGTRCP
- a CDS encoding aldehyde dehydrogenase family protein is translated as MGELYIGGEWTPAAAGGRREVINPFDASVVTTVDEADADDVDRAVRAARRAFEEADWAGAPTRRRADVLLRVHDLLLRDREEIARTETLDTGKTLAEARIDVEDVANAFRYFGEVADKDGGRVVDVGPDVLSRVVYEPIGVCALIAPWNYPLLQASWKVAPALAAGNTFVLKPSETTPLTTIAMVRLIAEAGAPPGVANLVLGSGATVGAALTHHSEVDLVSFTGGLATGRGIMAGAADGPKNVALELGGKNPNVVFADADVEAALDNALNAAFLHSGQVCSAGSRLLVEDSLHDRFVEALARRAAAIRLGNGMDDGTESGPLSSAEHREKVERMIAVGRDEGARVVTGGGRPADPALSRGYFLQPTVFADCHRTMRIVQEEVFGPVVTVERFHTEDEAVELANDTRYGLAGGVWTSDASRAQRVAGRLRHGTVWINDFHPYVPQAEWGGFGLSGVGRELGPTGLREYQEAKHIYQNLSPSPTGWFKG
- a CDS encoding GMC oxidoreductase; this translates as MASTTPNGAESAYDYVIVGGGTAGCVLAARLSEDPDCRVCVVEGGPSDVGDDRILRLRNWINLLGSEFDYGYTTVEQPRGNSHILHSRARVLGGCSSHNTLISFLPLPEDLDDWVARGCDGWDPATVLAYRDRLRTNIVPVAEADRNPIAKDFVTAAAGALGVPVIEDFNAQPFSEGTGFFSLAYQPEGNLRSSASVAYLHPVLDRPNLTVRLETWAHRLLPDDAGRLTRVAVRGADGGEAVLRAERELLLCAGAVDTPRLLMLSGIGPAEDLRRLGIDVRVDLPGVGENLLDHPESVIVWETDGPLPPNSAMDSDAGLFLRRDTGQPRPDLMFHFYQVPFTVNTERLGYPVPEHGVCMTPNVPRARSTGRMWLRSADPAEHPALDFRYFTDPEGHDERTIVDGLKVAREVAATAPLRDWLVREVAPGPGVTSDADLSEYGRRVAHTVYHPAGTCRMGAPDDPMAVCDPALRLRGVDGVRIVDASVFPTMPTINPMVTVLLVAERAADLISGRTSVRGAAQ